The window CGATAATTTGTGCGCCTCCATCTACTTGGTGACGTGCAACATCTAGTGCTTCGTCAAACTCTTCGTTTTTTATTAATCGTAAAAACTTACGCGAACCTGCTACATTTGTACGTTCACCAATATTTATAAAGTTCATGTTTTCGCTTAAAACCAAAGGCTCTAAACCAGACAATTTCATGTACTTTGTTTGTTTAATTTTCATCTTCATTCTGTTGTTTTAGTGAGATTCTGAAACAAGTTCAGAATGACGACGCGGACTATATTTTGCTGCAATAGAAGCTATCACTTTTATATGTTCTGGACTTGTACCACAACAACCTCCAATAATATTTATCAAATCCTTTTTTAAATATTCTTCTATTTGTTCTCCCATTTCTTCTGGAGTTTCATCGTATTCTCCAAAAGCATTTGGCAATCCTGCATTTGGATGTGCCGAAATAGCAAAGTCCGTTTTACTAGCAATAGCCTCTAAATGTGGTTGTAATAAATTAGCACCTAAAGCACAATTAAAACCTACAGATAATAATGGAATATGCGATATAGAAATTAAAAAAGCCTCTGCTGTTTGTCCAGACAATGTTCTACCTGAAGCATCTGTAATGGTACCACTTAACATAATAGGAACCTCTATATTTCTTTCGTCTTTAACTTCTTCAATAGCAAATAAAGCTGCTTTTGCATTTAAGGTATCGAAAACCGTTTCTACCAATAACAAATCTGCTCCACCATCTATTAACGCTTCTACTTGTCGCTTGTAAGCTATACGCAACTCATCGAAAGTTACTGCCCTATAACCAGGATCGTTTACATCTGGAGACATGCTAGCCGTACGATTTGTAGGCCCAATTGAACCTGCCACAAAGCGTGGTTTATGCGGTTCTTTTGCAGTAAACTCATCGGCCACTTCTTTAGCTATTTTAGCCGATTGGTAATTTAGCTCGTACACCAAATCTTCCATTTGATAATCTGCCATTGCAATAGTAGTCCCAGAAAAGGTATTGGTTTCTATAATATCGGCACCAGCTTCAAAATATTTACCATGAATGGTTTTTATAGCTTCTGGCTGCGTGATGGATAACAAATCGTTATTTCCTTGTAATGGCGATGCATAATCTTTAAAACGTTCGCCTCTAAAATCGTCTTCAGAAAATTTATAAGCCTGTAACATGGTACCCATAGCACCATCCAACACTAAAATTCGTTTTTTTAATTCTTCTCTAATATTTGCCATCCTTAATACTATATTTCAACTACACCTAAGAAAACCTTAAGTACTATTATTATTTGTTCTCGATACTATTTCATTCCTTCGTCATAAAATCACTCGAACTGACGTTACTTATTTACTCTTGTCTTTTACTTCAATCTTTATACTAGATTACTGCCTGCGCAGGAATGACAAATCGATGTAAATATTTTATTATTTTACAAATAAGATTCTACATTTTCCCATGGTCCTCCATTAATGACATCTAAGCCATTGTCTTCTAAAAGTTCTTTTGCTCTTTCGCTTCTTGCTCCACTTCTACAACATGTTATTATTGGCTTATCAAGCGCTTTTAGTTGGTCTATTTCATATTCCAATTCATCTAAAACGATATGTAATGAATTATCTACATGACCTTCATTATACTCACCTTCCGTTCTAACGTCTAATATTACAGCACCTTTATCTAGATACTCTTGAATGTTTTTAAATTCTGAATTATTACTCATAACTTGTGTTTTATTTTTTATTGCGCTAACGCTTGATTTAAATCTTTGATAATATCATCGGGATGCTCTAATCCTACCGAAACACGTACTAAACCGCCAGTAATACCCGTTAACAATCTTTCTTCTTCAGTTAATTTTGCATGTGTTGTTGATGCTGGATGCGTGACAATACTTCTAGTATCACCAAGGTTTGCAGATAACGATAGTAGCTTAATGTTATTTAAAAACTGTCGTCCTGCTTCAATACCACCTTTAACTTCAAAAGCAACAATATTACCACCAGCTTTCATTTGTTTTTTAGCCAATTCGTACTGTGGATGCGATTTTAAAAAAGGATATTTTACAACATTTACTTTATCATGTCCTTCTAAAAATGTTGCTATTTTTAATGCGTTTTCACAATGTCTATCTAATCTAACCGCTAAAGTCTCTAAACTTTTAGACAATACCCAAGCATTAAAAGGTGACAATGCTGGACCTGTATTTCTTGAAAATAAATAGACTTTCTTAACTAAATCTGCTCTACCAATTGTAACACCACCAAGTACACGACCTTGACCATCTATTAACTTTGTTGCCGAATGGATTACCAAATCTGCTCCAAATTGTATAGGTTGTTGTAAATAAGGTGTTGCAAAACAATTATCGATAATTAAAATAAGATCATGCTTTTTAGCAATGCGACCTAAAGCTTCTAAATCCAAAATATCTACTGCTGGATTTGTTGGGCTTTCTGCATAAATAACCTTAGTACTTGGTTGAATTAAGCTTTCAATTTTATCAAGTTCATTTATTTTAAAATAACTGGTAGAAATATTCCACTTTGGTAAAATATTTTTAAACATGGTTTGTGTAGAACCAAACACACTGTTACATGAAATAATATGATCGCCTACATCTAATAAAGCTGCAAATGTTGAAAATATAGCAGACATACCCGAAGCAAAAGAATAACCACTTTCTGCACCTTCCATTTTACAGATTTTATCTATAAACTCTGATGTGTTTGGATTAGAATAGCGACTGTAAATATTACGCTCTTTCTCATCTGCAAAAGAGGCTCGCATATCTTCGGCATCTTCAAATACATAACTAGATGTTAAGTACAAAGGTGTAGAATGCTCTAAATACTGAGAACGCTCTGTTTGTGTTCTTATGGCCTGGGTTTCAAAATTATTAGAATCCATTAATTTGTTTTTAAAATCAACTATTAAAGCACTTCGACTGCGCTCAGCGTGACATTTATTTAATTATTTTTTTCTGTTAGTCTTAAAATATCTCCAAAAACACCTCTTGCTGTTACTGATGCTCCTGCTCCTGCACCTTGAATAACAATGGGTTTTTCGCCATAACTTTCTGTGTATATTTCGAAAATAGAATCGGCCCCTTGTAATGCTCCTAAAGGCGATTGACTAGGCACAGACTCCAGTTTAACATCTAATTGCGCTCCATTTTCTTGCGATAAATCACCGTGTAAATCGCCAATATATCTTAATACGTGACCTTCTTTTTGTGCTTCTTTTATCTTTTGAAAAACAGTATTCATTTCATCTAAACTATCTAAAAACTGAGCCGTTTCAATTTCTCTAAGCGGTTCTGGAATTAGGTTTTCGATAGTTACATCGCTAATTTCATTATGTAAATCTAATTCTCTCGCTAAGATTAATAGTTTTCTTGCGACATCGTTTCCGCTTAAATCTTCTCTTGGATTTGGTTCTGTAAACCCTTTATCCAGAGCTTGCTGTAATACGGTTGCAAACGAGGTGTCTTGCGAAGAAAATGTATTAAACAAATAACTTAACGATCCAGAAAACACACCACGAATACGCACAATATTTTCACCCGAAAGGTGCAACAATTTAATAGTATCTATTAGCGGCAAACCTGCACCAACATTAGTTTCGTATAAATAACTTTTTTGATGTTTCTCTAAAGTATTACGTAATTGGTTATAAAATTCTAAATCTATAGTATTGGCTATTTTATTAGACGAAACTAAATCGAAACCTTGCTCTACCAACTTAATATAATTAGATACAAATTCTAAACTTGACGTATTATCTATAGCTATTAAGTTTTCTAAATGATTGTCTTTTGCAAACTGAAAGACATCTTCAATCTTATAATTTTCACCGTTAGTTTCTAATGTGTTTTTCCAGTTTTTATCGATTCCGTTTTTGCTAAATAATGCCTTTTGGGAATTGGCAATCGCAAAAATATTAAGCTTAATCCCTTTACGTTTTTCGATATCTTTAGCTGAAGCAATAATTTGATTCACTAAAGCTCCACCAACTAAACCATGTCCAAAAATGGCTAGATTTATCTTTTTTGAGATTCCGAAGATCTCTCCATGAATAACATTCAAGGCTTTATGAAGTTCCTTTTTTCTAACCACAATACTCACATTTTCGCCAGTAATTGTGTTATTGAAAAGGATAGGAATAATCTGGTTTTTAATTAAGGTATTAAATGGTTTGTGAAACGTGCTTAGCTCTTGACCAATAATTGAAATGACAGACACATCGTCTATAACACTAATTTTATTAATGTCTTGCGAATAGAAATCATTCTCGAACTCTTGTTCCAAAACAATAACGGCTCTATTTGCGTGTTCGGCTTCAATGACCAAACCAATGCCACGCTCTGACGAGCCTTGAGAAATAATACTAACGCTTATATTCTCTTTACTTAAAGCAGTAAAAATCCTAGCATCTACACCTACTTTACCTAATAAACCACGACCTTCGATATTTACTAAAGCCACATTATCTAAAACAGATAACGAACGGATACCTTTATCTTTATTTTGAGCCGTTATTATTGTGCCTTTATCTTCCGGATTGAATGTGTTTAAAATACGTAATGGAATATTTTTTTCTATTAAAGGAATAATAGTTTTTGCGTGTAAAATGGTCGTCCCAAAATTGGCCAACTCGTTTGCCTCTGTAAAAGACAGTCTTTCAATTTTTCTAGCATCTGCTACCAAATCTGGATTAGCGGTATAAATACCATTAACATGCGTATAGTTTTGCAACTCTTCAGCATCAAGATAATTAGCCAATAATGCAGCAGTGTAATTACTACCATTACGACCTAAAGTTGTTGTTTTATTATCTCTATTAGACGCTATAAAACCAGTTACAATATTTACTGTAGTGCCATTATTTTGTTTAAAATAAGCAACTACATTTTTCTTAGACAGCGCATCTATTGGTTTTGCATTACCAAAGGTATCGTCTGTTTTTATAAACGTTCTAGCATCTGCCACTTTTGCATTAATATTCTTATCCACTAATAATGCTGTAATTAATTTAGCTGAAATCAATTCGCCTTGCGCTAAAACTTCATCTTTAATTTTCGGGCTATAATCCCCTAACAATTGCACACCTGCAAACAAACTTTCTAATCTTAAAAATTCTGTTTCAAAATCTACTACAATCGTTCCTTTTTGATCCTTTTTAAAAGCATCAAAATCTGTAGCATAAGCCTCATCTTTTACAGCTTTTTCAAGTATACTTTCTAGTTGATCTGTAGCTTTTCCTCTTGCAGAAACAACAACAGCTATATTTTCTTCGGCTTTAATTTTATTTTCAATAATAGAAATAACGCGATTTAAACCTTCACCATTGGCTAGAGATTTTCCTCCGAATTTTAATATCTTCATTTTCTTTTCTTTTAATGCAGGTTTAAAAATGCCTTTAATTATGTTTTCGAGTTGCTCGAACTCAATTAAAAAAGCATCATGACCATGAATGGAATTAATTTCATTGTAAGTCACATTTGAATGCGTTAACGCTAACTGTTTTTGTGTTTCTCTGTTTTCTTCAGCAGTAAAAAACAAATCAGAATCTACTGCAACAATTGTAGTTTCAGATTGAATAACATCTAACACATTTGTATTTGGCTCCCGACCTTTAGTAACATCAATTGTGCGTAATAATTGATTCATTAACTTGTAAGCCGACAGCTGAAAACGCTCTTGCAATTTATTACCATGATGCAGCAACCAACTTTCGACATTAAACAGATTTAAGTCTTCGTTTTTAGAACGTTGAAACCTTGATTTAAAAGACTCCGGTGTACGATAGCATAACATAGCATGCATGCGAGCGTCATGTACTGGGTTTTTAGAATTGACCAAAAACTGTTCTTGTATTTGACAATTAGCCATTAACCAATCTGTTGCTTTCCAATCTGTTGCTACAGGAATAAAGTGGGTTGCTAAATTGGGTTTTAAAACGACCATTTCCCATGCAATTCCGCCTCCAAGAGAGCCACCAACCATAGCGTAAACCGAGTTGATGTTTAGTTTTTCTAATCCTATTAAAAATAGTTTTGCTATATCTCTAGCAATAAAATCTTTATAATTTTCAATTAAAAAACCATCATATCCGTTTCCTGGAATATTAAACGCTAAAACAGTATATTGTTTAGTGTCGATAACTTTATTATCGCCAACCAAATCTGACCACCAACCATCTTCTCCTGCAACATTACTATTACCCGTTAGCGCATGATTTACCAATACAATTGGAGCTGTATGTAATGCTTTACCAAACACTTGATAAGACAACTTTATTTTAGTTGCCTTACCACTTAGAGTAACATAATCGATACTGTCTATGTATTGTAAATCTGTCATTAATTAAGATTGTATTCTTTTTGTACTGAGATTTTTACTGGTGTATTATTAGATAAATTATCTCTAACTGGACATCGTGCTTCAACAATTTCTAACCATTTAACTAATGTTTCAATGCTTGCAGTAGTTTCTGGCACTAGTTTTAATTCTATATTTTTAAAACCTGCACGCTCATTATTTGATGTCCCTAGAAACTTACCTGGGTTAATATCTCCTGACACTTCTATGTTCAATTTATCAATTTTAAAACCAAGTTCTTTCGCCACTAAATGACCAACAACGTTAACACAGCCAGCAAATCCAGCGAGAATATATTCTACTGGGTTAGCGCCTTCGTCTGCACCATTTAAAGCTTCGGGCTCATCTATTACTAATTTAAACTGCCTTGCTTTTCCAACAAATTGCGTCGCAGATGTGCTTACTCCTGCTACTGAAAATTTTAAATCACTCAT is drawn from Psychroserpens sp. NJDZ02 and contains these coding sequences:
- a CDS encoding homocysteine S-methyltransferase family protein, which gives rise to MANIREELKKRILVLDGAMGTMLQAYKFSEDDFRGERFKDYASPLQGNNDLLSITQPEAIKTIHGKYFEAGADIIETNTFSGTTIAMADYQMEDLVYELNYQSAKIAKEVADEFTAKEPHKPRFVAGSIGPTNRTASMSPDVNDPGYRAVTFDELRIAYKRQVEALIDGGADLLLVETVFDTLNAKAALFAIEEVKDERNIEVPIMLSGTITDASGRTLSGQTAEAFLISISHIPLLSVGFNCALGANLLQPHLEAIASKTDFAISAHPNAGLPNAFGEYDETPEEMGEQIEEYLKKDLINIIGGCCGTSPEHIKVIASIAAKYSPRRHSELVSESH
- a CDS encoding OsmC family protein gives rise to the protein MSDLKFSVAGVSTSATQFVGKARQFKLVIDEPEALNGADEGANPVEYILAGFAGCVNVVGHLVAKELGFKIDKLNIEVSGDINPGKFLGTSNNERAGFKNIELKLVPETTASIETLVKWLEIVEARCPVRDNLSNNTPVKISVQKEYNLN
- a CDS encoding rhodanese-like domain-containing protein, producing the protein MSNNSEFKNIQEYLDKGAVILDVRTEGEYNEGHVDNSLHIVLDELEYEIDQLKALDKPIITCCRSGARSERAKELLEDNGLDVINGGPWENVESYL
- the thrA gene encoding bifunctional aspartate kinase/homoserine dehydrogenase I is translated as MTDLQYIDSIDYVTLSGKATKIKLSYQVFGKALHTAPIVLVNHALTGNSNVAGEDGWWSDLVGDNKVIDTKQYTVLAFNIPGNGYDGFLIENYKDFIARDIAKLFLIGLEKLNINSVYAMVGGSLGGGIAWEMVVLKPNLATHFIPVATDWKATDWLMANCQIQEQFLVNSKNPVHDARMHAMLCYRTPESFKSRFQRSKNEDLNLFNVESWLLHHGNKLQERFQLSAYKLMNQLLRTIDVTKGREPNTNVLDVIQSETTIVAVDSDLFFTAEENRETQKQLALTHSNVTYNEINSIHGHDAFLIEFEQLENIIKGIFKPALKEKKMKILKFGGKSLANGEGLNRVISIIENKIKAEENIAVVVSARGKATDQLESILEKAVKDEAYATDFDAFKKDQKGTIVVDFETEFLRLESLFAGVQLLGDYSPKIKDEVLAQGELISAKLITALLVDKNINAKVADARTFIKTDDTFGNAKPIDALSKKNVVAYFKQNNGTTVNIVTGFIASNRDNKTTTLGRNGSNYTAALLANYLDAEELQNYTHVNGIYTANPDLVADARKIERLSFTEANELANFGTTILHAKTIIPLIEKNIPLRILNTFNPEDKGTIITAQNKDKGIRSLSVLDNVALVNIEGRGLLGKVGVDARIFTALSKENISVSIISQGSSERGIGLVIEAEHANRAVIVLEQEFENDFYSQDINKISVIDDVSVISIIGQELSTFHKPFNTLIKNQIIPILFNNTITGENVSIVVRKKELHKALNVIHGEIFGISKKINLAIFGHGLVGGALVNQIIASAKDIEKRKGIKLNIFAIANSQKALFSKNGIDKNWKNTLETNGENYKIEDVFQFAKDNHLENLIAIDNTSSLEFVSNYIKLVEQGFDLVSSNKIANTIDLEFYNQLRNTLEKHQKSYLYETNVGAGLPLIDTIKLLHLSGENIVRIRGVFSGSLSYLFNTFSSQDTSFATVLQQALDKGFTEPNPREDLSGNDVARKLLILARELDLHNEISDVTIENLIPEPLREIETAQFLDSLDEMNTVFQKIKEAQKEGHVLRYIGDLHGDLSQENGAQLDVKLESVPSQSPLGALQGADSIFEIYTESYGEKPIVIQGAGAGASVTARGVFGDILRLTEKNN
- a CDS encoding trans-sulfuration enzyme family protein gives rise to the protein MDSNNFETQAIRTQTERSQYLEHSTPLYLTSSYVFEDAEDMRASFADEKERNIYSRYSNPNTSEFIDKICKMEGAESGYSFASGMSAIFSTFAALLDVGDHIISCNSVFGSTQTMFKNILPKWNISTSYFKINELDKIESLIQPSTKVIYAESPTNPAVDILDLEALGRIAKKHDLILIIDNCFATPYLQQPIQFGADLVIHSATKLIDGQGRVLGGVTIGRADLVKKVYLFSRNTGPALSPFNAWVLSKSLETLAVRLDRHCENALKIATFLEGHDKVNVVKYPFLKSHPQYELAKKQMKAGGNIVAFEVKGGIEAGRQFLNNIKLLSLSANLGDTRSIVTHPASTTHAKLTEEERLLTGITGGLVRVSVGLEHPDDIIKDLNQALAQ